A region from the Sandaracinus amylolyticus genome encodes:
- the uvrA gene encoding excinuclease ABC subunit UvrA, protein MPPRRASRPSTSTPNHSKRSAAAREPDTIEITGAREHNLQVDHLSIPKNALVVFTGPSGSGKSSLAFDTLYAEGQRRYVESLSAYARQFLGRLERPAVERLKGLSPTIAIEQKSATNNPRSTVGTITEIQDYLRVLWARAGRQHCVECGKEVRGRSTDEIVRDVLGMREGAKFLVLAPLVTHRKGEFRDLFEGLASRGFARVRVNGEIHRLDAPPTLDKKRKHDIELVVDRLVADAASRSRIAEAVELGLKEGQGELTIEPEGSDKLTFSASRSCCGRTYPELSPQSFSFNSPLGFCSACNGLGTRTEIDADLVVPDRTKSIREGAIAPWATSVERGEGWTFRIIEAMSEATGVDLDVPFGKLPKKLQETVLYGIEGKKIRVTWGQEGSESHGSWGIKFHGVIPTLMRRYRDTTSERMREHYRQYMRDVACDACDGKRLRPESLSVKVGGRGLAEITNSTVRDCARWFEEGITLSSHDARIAEGVLREIRSRLGFLLDVGLEYLTLDRAGPSLSGGEAQRIRLASQLGSELSGVMYVLDEPSIGLHPRDNERLIATLRHLRDLGNSVIVVEHDEDTIRTADHVIDFGPGAGHLGGRVVFEGAPSELATAKGSITADYITGRKKIEVPAKRRKHEHAITVRGAREHNLKNVDVSFPLGCLVAVTGPSGAGKSSLVDGILLPALARALHNATEPVGVHDRIEGLQHVDKVIAIDQRPIGRTPRSNPGTYTKAFDEIRNIFAQQPDSRARGWEAARYSFNVKGGRCESCQGDGVVRVEMHFLSDVYVPCEVCGGRRYDSETLSVKYKGKSIADVLDTSIAECLELFSPYPSLARVLRTLTEVGLGYAKIGQPAPTLSGGEAQRVKLAKELARTQTGRTLYLLDEPTTGLHFEDVRHLLEVLAKLVEAGNTVVVIEHHLDVIKCADWVIDLGPEGGDAGGRVIATGTPEQIAKNKASVTGKWLAPLLK, encoded by the coding sequence ATGCCGCCCCGCCGCGCTTCCCGCCCTTCGACCTCCACGCCCAACCACTCGAAGCGCTCCGCCGCCGCGCGCGAGCCCGACACGATCGAGATCACCGGCGCGCGCGAGCACAACCTCCAGGTCGATCACCTCTCGATCCCGAAGAACGCGCTCGTCGTGTTCACGGGGCCGAGCGGCTCCGGCAAGAGCTCGCTCGCGTTCGACACGCTCTACGCCGAGGGCCAGCGCCGCTACGTCGAGTCGCTCTCCGCGTACGCGCGCCAGTTCCTCGGCCGCCTCGAGCGACCCGCGGTCGAGCGCCTCAAGGGCCTCTCGCCGACGATCGCGATCGAGCAGAAGAGCGCGACGAACAACCCGCGCTCGACGGTCGGCACGATCACCGAGATCCAGGACTACCTGCGCGTGCTCTGGGCGCGCGCAGGGCGACAGCACTGCGTCGAGTGCGGCAAGGAAGTGCGCGGCCGCAGCACCGACGAGATCGTCCGCGACGTCCTCGGCATGCGCGAGGGCGCGAAGTTCCTCGTGCTCGCGCCGCTCGTCACCCATCGCAAGGGCGAGTTCCGCGATCTCTTCGAGGGCCTCGCGTCGCGCGGCTTCGCGCGCGTCCGGGTGAACGGCGAGATCCACCGCCTCGATGCGCCGCCCACGCTCGACAAGAAGCGGAAGCACGACATCGAGCTCGTGGTCGATCGACTCGTCGCCGACGCAGCGTCGCGCTCGCGCATCGCGGAGGCGGTCGAGCTGGGTCTCAAAGAAGGTCAAGGAGAGCTGACCATCGAGCCGGAGGGCTCGGACAAGCTCACGTTCAGCGCGTCGCGCTCGTGCTGCGGTCGCACCTATCCCGAGCTCAGCCCGCAATCGTTCTCGTTCAACTCGCCGCTCGGCTTCTGCAGCGCGTGCAACGGGCTCGGCACGCGCACCGAGATCGATGCGGACCTCGTCGTGCCCGATCGCACCAAGTCGATCCGCGAGGGCGCGATCGCGCCCTGGGCGACGTCGGTGGAGCGCGGCGAGGGCTGGACGTTCCGCATCATCGAGGCGATGAGCGAGGCGACCGGCGTCGACCTCGACGTGCCCTTCGGCAAGCTCCCGAAGAAGCTGCAGGAGACCGTCCTCTACGGCATCGAGGGCAAGAAGATCCGCGTCACCTGGGGCCAGGAGGGCAGCGAGTCCCACGGCTCGTGGGGCATCAAGTTCCACGGCGTGATCCCCACGCTGATGCGCCGCTATCGCGACACGACGAGCGAGCGCATGCGCGAGCACTACCGCCAGTACATGCGCGACGTCGCGTGCGACGCGTGCGACGGAAAGCGCCTGCGCCCCGAGTCGCTCTCGGTGAAGGTCGGCGGCCGTGGCCTCGCGGAGATCACGAACAGCACGGTGCGCGACTGCGCTCGTTGGTTCGAGGAGGGGATCACGCTCTCGAGCCACGACGCGCGCATCGCCGAGGGCGTGCTGCGCGAGATCCGATCGCGCCTCGGGTTCCTCCTCGACGTGGGCCTCGAGTACCTCACGCTCGATCGCGCGGGCCCGTCGCTCTCGGGCGGCGAGGCGCAGCGCATCCGCCTCGCGTCGCAGCTCGGCAGCGAGCTCTCGGGCGTGATGTACGTGCTCGACGAGCCCTCGATCGGCCTGCACCCGCGCGACAACGAGCGCCTGATCGCGACGCTCCGTCACCTGCGCGATCTCGGCAACTCGGTGATCGTCGTCGAGCACGACGAGGACACGATCCGCACCGCGGATCACGTGATCGACTTCGGTCCCGGCGCCGGCCACCTCGGCGGTCGCGTGGTGTTCGAGGGCGCGCCGAGCGAGCTCGCGACGGCGAAGGGCAGCATCACCGCGGACTACATCACCGGCCGCAAGAAGATCGAGGTGCCCGCCAAGCGCCGCAAGCACGAGCACGCGATCACGGTGCGCGGCGCGCGCGAGCACAACCTGAAGAACGTCGACGTGAGCTTCCCGCTCGGCTGCCTCGTCGCGGTCACGGGACCGAGCGGCGCGGGCAAGAGCTCGCTGGTCGACGGCATCCTGCTCCCGGCGCTCGCGCGCGCGCTGCACAACGCGACCGAGCCGGTCGGCGTGCACGATCGCATCGAGGGCCTGCAGCACGTCGACAAGGTGATCGCGATCGATCAGCGCCCGATCGGTCGAACTCCGCGGAGCAACCCCGGCACGTACACCAAGGCGTTCGACGAGATCCGCAACATCTTCGCGCAGCAGCCGGACTCGCGCGCGCGCGGCTGGGAGGCGGCGCGCTACTCGTTCAACGTGAAGGGCGGCCGCTGCGAGTCGTGCCAGGGCGACGGCGTGGTGCGCGTCGAGATGCACTTCCTCAGCGACGTGTACGTCCCGTGCGAGGTGTGCGGCGGGCGTCGTTACGACAGCGAGACGCTGAGCGTGAAGTACAAGGGCAAGAGCATCGCGGACGTGCTCGACACGAGCATCGCGGAGTGCCTCGAGCTGTTCTCACCGTACCCGAGCCTCGCGCGCGTCCTGCGCACGCTGACCGAGGTCGGTCTCGGCTACGCGAAGATCGGCCAGCCCGCGCCGACGCTGAGCGGCGGCGAAGCGCAGCGCGTGAAGCTCGCGAAGGAGCTCGCGCGCACCCAGACGGGCCGCACGCTGTACCTGCTCGACGAGCCCACGACGGGCCTGCACTTCGAGGACGTGCGCCACCTCCTCGAGGTGCTCGCGAAGCTCGTCGAAGCCGGCAACACGGTGGTCGTGATCGAGCACCACCTCGACGTGATCAAGTGCGCCGACTGGGTGATCGATCTCGGCCCGGAGGGCGGCGATGCGGGAGGCCGCGTGATCGCGACGGGCACGCCGGAACAGATCGCGAAGAACAAGGCGAGCGTGACCGGCAAGTGGCTCGCGCCGCTCTTGAAGTGA
- the upp gene encoding uracil phosphoribosyltransferase — protein MSPEVHVVSHPLVQHKLSLMRRETTSVSQFRQLLEEISMLLAYELTRDFPLSTERIKTPIAEMDAPVIEGKKLVIISILRAGDGFLTGMLRVIPSARVGHIGLYRDPKTLMAVEYYFKVPGDLADRDVIVVDPMLATGNSAVAAVDRIKSRGPKSIKLMCLLAAPEGIKTLHETHPDVPVWTCAVDEKLNEKGYIVPGLGDAGDRLFGTK, from the coding sequence ATGTCCCCCGAGGTCCACGTCGTCTCCCACCCGCTCGTGCAGCACAAGCTCTCGCTGATGCGCCGCGAGACCACGAGCGTCAGCCAGTTCCGCCAGCTGCTCGAGGAGATCAGCATGCTCCTCGCGTACGAGCTGACGCGCGACTTCCCGCTGTCGACCGAGCGCATCAAGACGCCGATCGCCGAGATGGACGCGCCGGTGATCGAGGGCAAGAAGCTCGTGATCATCTCGATCCTGCGCGCCGGTGACGGCTTCCTCACGGGCATGCTCCGCGTCATCCCGTCGGCGCGCGTCGGTCACATCGGGCTCTATCGCGACCCGAAGACGCTCATGGCCGTCGAGTACTACTTCAAGGTGCCGGGCGACCTCGCGGACCGCGACGTCATCGTCGTCGACCCGATGCTCGCGACCGGCAACTCGGCGGTCGCCGCGGTGGATCGCATCAAGAGCCGCGGCCCGAAGTCGATCAAGCTGATGTGCCTGCTCGCGGCGCCCGAGGGCATCAAGACGCTGCACGAGACGCACCCCGACGTGCCGGTGTGGACCTGCGCGGTCGACGAGAAGCTCAACGAGAAGGGCTACATCGTCCCGGGCCTCGGCGACGCGGGCGATCGTCTGTTCGGCACGAAGTGA
- the mscL gene encoding large conductance mechanosensitive channel protein MscL has translation MGARVEPIYIVMLKELRDFLLRGNVLDLAVAFVMGAAFTRVVTAFTEGILMALVAAAVGEPSFDDLAVELNGTPIRYGVFLTALVSLLLVGTALFLVVKGVNALRRPTPAARVETDHDVLVQIRDALRTPTTTA, from the coding sequence GTGGGAGCACGTGTGGAGCCCATCTACATCGTCATGCTGAAGGAGCTCCGCGACTTCCTGCTCCGCGGGAACGTGCTCGACCTCGCGGTCGCGTTCGTCATGGGCGCGGCGTTCACCCGCGTGGTGACCGCGTTCACCGAGGGCATCCTCATGGCGCTGGTCGCCGCGGCGGTGGGCGAGCCGAGCTTCGACGACCTCGCGGTCGAGCTGAACGGCACGCCGATCCGCTACGGCGTGTTCCTCACCGCGCTCGTGAGCCTGCTGCTCGTCGGCACCGCGCTCTTCCTCGTGGTGAAGGGCGTGAACGCGCTGCGCCGGCCGACACCTGCTGCACGGGTCGAGACCGACCACGACGTGCTCGTGCAGATCCGTGACGCGCTGCGCACGCCGACGACCACGGCGTGA